One region of Miscanthus floridulus cultivar M001 chromosome 19, ASM1932011v1, whole genome shotgun sequence genomic DNA includes:
- the LOC136526547 gene encoding uncharacterized protein has product MEEYSSCGLDRAGDGGMQFALCKVYVSPKAAPNSDAYKESDAWFATPPPAAPAIITQPVAAKRPAPPQDAMSPCPQENAGFGRWQRALATTTAFGAASSDPGAPRRCSEDAFLTTTAICASSGFDATTIARFSSASRASSSDPIAPRRYSEGVVRFTTAVCASPRFATCLGDTAISRSNSGSDAASSDPSCGGGTSLANAGATAATCAAQGAGAIASSPGDTRLLAEAEEDTGSI; this is encoded by the coding sequence ATGGAGGAGTACTCGTCGTGCGGTCTGGACAGGGCCGGCGATGGCGGCATGCAGTTTGCGCTCTGCAAGGTGTACGTGTCTCCAAAGGCCGCTCCGAACTCCGACGCGTATAAGGAGTCTGATGCTTGGTTCGCAACGCCGCCGCCTGCTGCGCCCGCCATCATCACGCAGCCGGTGGCGGCCAAGAGGCCAGCACCGCCGCAGGACGCCATGTCACCGTGCCCCCAAGAGAATGCGGGGTTCGGCAGGTGGCAACGTGCCCTTGCCACGACCACAGCCTTCGGCGCTGCTAGCTCCGACCCGGGCGCCCCTCGCCGTTGTTCGGAAGATGCCTTTCTCACCACCACAGCCATCTGCGCCTCGTCGGGGTTCGACGCCACAACCATCGCCCGCTTCAGCTCCGCCTCCCGCGCCTCCAGCTCTGACCCAATCGCACCTCGCCGCTATTCGGAAGGTGTCGTTCGCTTCACCACAGCCGTGTGCGCCTCACCACGGTTTGCCACCTGCCTCGGTGACACGGCCATCTCCCGCTCTAATTCAGGCTCCGACGCTGCCAGTTCCGATCCCTCCTGCGGTGGAGGCACGTCGCTTGCCAATGCCGGCGCCACCGCGGCCACTTGCGCAGCGCAAGGAGCAGGTGCCATTGCCAGCTCCCCAGGTGATACGCGCCTTCTTGCCGAAGCAGAGGAGGATACTGGATCCATTTGA
- the LOC136528445 gene encoding uncharacterized protein produces the protein MERAAGEAGAPTPAARGGAAAPTGAGAGAGGGMVKGRSCKGCLYYSSALRSRARGPVCVGVTRAIPQVSERMVGELELEAIQEGRYLADFRHACVGYSTYLDDKETPTGIRDKARAQLPVCAGVELLADRKVPTNVKKEAPKPGQPGHAADDFLTKFQRNAGLVANGVAKNLNKVGTYIKDTVGDMMQPYRKRPK, from the exons ATGGAGCGCGCCGCCGGGGAGGCGGGCGCCCCCACGCCGGCGGCGAGAGGGGGAGCGGCAGCGCCAACGGGAGCGGGGGCAGGGGCTGGGGGAGGGATGGTGAAGGGGAGGTCCTGCAAGGGCTGCCTCTACTACTCGTCGGCGCTCAGGTCGCGAGCGCGCGGGCCTGTCTGCGTCGGCGTCACCCGCGCCATTCCCCAAG TTTCTGAGCGTATGGTTGGAGAACTTGAACTGGAAGCTATCCAAGAAGGTCGCTATCTTGCAGATTTCAGACATGCATGTGTTGGCTATTCAACGTACTTAGATGACAAGGAAACTCCCACGGGGATACGAGATAAGGCACGTGCGCAGCTACCTGTTTGTGCTGGAGTCGAG CTATTGGCAGATAGAAAAGTCCCAACAAATGTTAAGAAAGAAG CTCCAAAACCAGGGCAACCAGGGCATGCGGCAGATGATTTCTTAACTAA ATTTCAGAGGAATGCAGGACTTGTGGCAAATGGTGTGGCTAAGAACCTGAATAAAGTTGGGACCTACATCAAAGACACCGTGGGTGATATGATGCAGCCTTACCGCAAGCGTCCCAAATAA